The proteins below come from a single Dendropsophus ebraccatus isolate aDenEbr1 chromosome 15, aDenEbr1.pat, whole genome shotgun sequence genomic window:
- the PTK7 gene encoding inactive tyrosine-protein kinase 7 yields the protein MSPSAALYLLLTAVGTCGAIVFTKQPSSQDALHGRSAFLRCEVEDPAQVEFGWLQDGVPVTDTERRFQEGGSLTITAVDRRLDAGNFQCVARNPSTGEEERSANASFNIKWIESGPVSLQSPGSVGDIQSQSVVVLRCHIDGHPRPICQWFRDGGSLAEMGGQMYSINNKERTLSMRSAGPEHSGHYYCCGHNAAGSICSNRNFTLSIIDESFPQAEVSPEDQIVNENEDAIFHCRFTAVPPPTLEWMFKDASLTNKSRITVFQNGSLLISSVRPRSAGIYRCVGRGARGQQVELRAALQLAEIEEMRAIPPRVLIADTVQRITCEQPRGQPPPTIVWLRGTEPIPLQGRVHQDANQLVFSPIMEEDAGTYSCLASNTAGKRKQDVKVTVATPPVWVEKPQDTGMDEGRSGFLHCLSRASLEPSVLWYRNGNPIAKEDSRFEIFRNGTLRIVSVEVYDGTVYTCVSSTPAGSIEAQARVLVQENLKFTPPPQSQQCLELEKEATVQCSATGRQRPTIEWRKGDGGALPSHVDSEAGHLHFSRVSRSDAGNYTCIASNSQQGEIKASVSLIVAVYISFKVVPENTTVYQGHTAALHCQAVGDPTPHVQWRGREGMLNPTSTPSRVQIMPNGSLVIYHVSSEDSGKYTCIAGNACNIKHRDTFLYVVDMPSSNRVDPDTSAPYKMIQTIGLSVGAAVAYIIIVLGLMFYCKKRRKAKRLGKNEGDEPEMECLNGGANLQNGQSTAEIQEEVPLTTLGNKRISSGDKVTFPRSSLHPITTLGRGEFGEVFLAKAQGIDSGSKDAVVVVKALQSRDEQLHMDFRRELDMFSKLNHHNVVRLLGQCREVEPHYMILEYVDLGDLKQFLRISKSKDEKMKPLSTKQKVALCSQVALGMEHLSNHRFVHKDLAARNCLVSAHRMVKVSALGLNKDVYNSEYYHLRQAWVPLRWMPPEAVQDDDFSTKSDVWSFGVLMWEVFTLGEMPYTDMADDEVLAGLQGGSLKPSAPENCSSRYYKLMQRCWASSPKDRPSFSDIANTLGDHHANSKM from the exons ATGAGCCCGAGCGCCGCCCTCTACCTGCTGCTAACCG CTGTCGGTACATGTGGTGCTATTGTTTTCACCAAGCAGCCATCTTCCCAGGATGCTTTGCACGGCCGAAGTGCCTTCCTGCGCTGTGAGGTGGAGGATCCTGCCCAGGTGGAGTTTGGTTGGTTACAGGATGGGGTCCCGGTGACGGACACAGAGCGGCGTTTCCAGGAGGGGGGCAGTCTGACCATTACCGCTGTGGACCGGCGGTTGGACGCAGGAAACTTCCAGTGTGTGGCGAGAAATCCGAGCACCGGCGAGGAGGAGAGGAGCGCCAATGCATCATTCAACATAAAGT GGATAGAGAGCGGTCCGGTGTCTCTTCAGAGTCCTGGCAGCGTGGGTGACATCCAGAGTCAGTCGGTGGTGGTGCTGCGCTGTCACATCGATGGGCATCCGCG GCCGATCTGTCAGTGGTTCAGAGATGGCGGCTCGCTGGCggagatgggggggcagatgTACTCCATCAATAACAAGGAGCGGACACTGAGCATGCGGAGTGCCGGGCCGGAGCACAGCGGTCACTACTACTGCTGCGGCCACAACGCTGCCGGAAGCATCTGCAGCAACCGCAACTTCACCCTCAGCATCATCG ATGAGAGTTTCCCGCAGGCGGAGGTCTCCCCTGAGGATCAGATTGTGAATGAGAATGAGGACGCCATCTTTCACTGCCGATTCACCGCTGTGCCACCCCCGACACTTGAGTGGATGTTCAAAGATGCGTCCCTGACTAACAAGTCTAG GATCACAGTTTTCCAGAATGGCTCGCTACTGATCTCCTCGGTGCGTCCGCGCAGTGCTGGCATCTACcgctgtgtggggaggggggcgcGCGGGCAGCAGGTGGAGCTCCGGGCTGCACTCCAGCTGGCAG AGATAGAAGAGATGCGGGCGATCCCACCGCGCGTCCTGATCGCAGACACCGTGCAGCGCATCACCTGTGAGCAGCCCCGAGGACAGCCGCCACCCACCATTGTGTGGTTACGAGGGACCGAGCCTATCCCGCTACAGGGCCGGGTGCATCAGGACGCCAACCAGCTGGTCTTCAGTCCCATCATGGAGGAGGACGCCGGAACATACAGCTGCCTGGCCTCCAACACCGCCGGGAAGCGCAAGCAGGACGTGAAGGTTACCGTGGCCA CGCCCCCAGTGTGGGTGGAGAAGCCTCAGGACACCGGCATGGATGAGGGGAGGTCGGGATTTCTTCACTGCCTGAGTCGCGCTTCTCTGGAGCCGAGTGTCTTGTGGTACCGCAATGGGAACCCCATCGCCAAGGAG GACTCGCGGTTTGAGATCTTCCGGAACGGGACCCTGAGGATTGTGAGTGTGGAGGTGTATGACGGCACAGTGTACACATGTGTGAGCAGCACGCCGGCCGGCAGCATTGAGGCGCAGGCGCGGGTCCTGGTGCAgg AGAATTTAAAGTTCACCCCTCCCCCGCAGTCCCAGCAGTGTCTGGAGCTGGAGAAGGAGGCCACAGTGCAGTGCTCCGCCACTGGCCGCCAGAGGCCCACCATAGAGTGGCGGAAGGGAG ATGGGGGCGCTCTTCCTTCTCACGTGGACTCTGAGGCCGGCCACTTGCACTTTTCCCGGGTGAGTCGCAGCGATGCTGGAAATTACACGTGTATTGCTTctaacagccagcagggggagataAAGGCATCAGTGAGCCTCATTGTAGCAG TCTACATCAGCTTCAAGGTGGTCCCCGAGAACACTACCGTCTACCAGGGCCACACAGCGGCGCTGCACTGCCAGGCTGTGGGGGACCCCACCCCTCATGTACAGTGGAGAGGACGGGAAGGCATGCTGAACCCCACCAGTACTcccagccg TGTCCAGATTATGCCAAACGGATCTCTGGTGATCTATCACGTCTCCAGCGAGGATTCTGGGAAATACACGTGTATAGCTGGAAATGCGTGCAACATCAAGCACCGCGACACCTTTCTCTATGTTGTAG ATATGCCCAGTAGTAATCGTGTTGATCCCGATACCAGCGCTCCCTACAAGATGATCCAGACCATCGGGCTATCGGTGGGGGCGGCAGTGGCGTACATCATCATTGTGCTGGGACTCATGTTCTACTGCAAGAAACGTCGGAAAGCAAAAAGGTTGGGCAAGAACGAGGGGGATGAGCCGGAGATGGAGTGTCTGAACG GGGGCGCTAACTTGCAGAATGGACAGAGCACTGCTGAGATCCAGGAGGAGGTTCCTCTCACCACCCTGGGGAACAAGAGGATAAGCTCTGGAGACAAGGTGACCTTTCCCCGCAGCAGCCTGCACCCTATCACCACGCTGG gtCGTGGTGAATTCGGGGAGGTTTTCTTGGCAAAGGCTCAGGGCATTGACTCTGGCTCCAAGGACGCAGTGGTGGTGGTGAAGGCGCTGCAGAGCCGCGATGAGCAGCTGCACATGGACTTCCGGCGGGAGCTTGACATGTTTTCCAAACTCAATCACCACAATGTTGTGCGACTGCTCGGCCAGTGCCGCGAGGTGGAACCACACTATATGATCCTGGAATATGTGGACCTG GGAGACCTGAAACAGTTCCTAAGGATCTCTAAGAGCAAAGACGAGAAGATGAAACCTCTAAGCACCAAACAGAAG GTGGCCCTGTGCTCTCAGGTGGCTCTGGGCATGGAGCATCTCTCCAACCATCGCTTTGTGCATAAAGACCTGGCAGCACGGAACTGTCTGGTGAGCGCTCATCGTATGGTGAAGGTGTCTGCCCTGGGGCTGAACAAGGACGTCTACAACAG TGAATATTACCACCTGCGCCAAGCCTGGGTACCGCTGCGCTGGATGCCGCCCGAGGCCGTGCAGGATGATGACTTCTCCACCAAatctgatgtctggtcctttggGGTCCTAATGTGGGAGGTGTTCACCCTAGGAGAGATGCCGTACACGGACATGGCAGACGACGAGGTTCTTGCTG GTTTACAGGGTGGATCCCTGAAGCCATCTGCTCCCGAGAACTGCTCCTCGCGTTATTACAAGCTGATGCAGCGCTGCTGGGCCTCCAGCCCCAAAGATCGCCCTTCCTTCAGCGACATCGCCAACACTCTAGGTGATCATCATGCCAACAGCAAGATGTGA